In Excalfactoria chinensis isolate bCotChi1 chromosome 3, bCotChi1.hap2, whole genome shotgun sequence, one DNA window encodes the following:
- the CIMIP6 gene encoding LOW QUALITY PROTEIN: ciliary microtubule inner protein 6 (The sequence of the model RefSeq protein was modified relative to this genomic sequence to represent the inferred CDS: inserted 1 base in 1 codon; substituted 5 bases at 5 genomic stop codons) has translation MSQADSSKLLVILENLVWVPFAAPGAPNGLPEILLWQTSFSYRYNAKKPTGEPIXGKRHGAFVRAEIKPASXSIVPKGTEIFLSASGSCSTEWPKTEKGNSVKSXVTSPSLFLQNSXETVGSEKHLSKPDVRETAKAXPTIPVXGHESSGISQTTEVDVCPAGEEPFAVQRPSVDGFPTVHKNMQTLIAPSTTETKTA, from the exons ATGTCTCAGGCTGACAGTTCAAAACTGCTGGTCATTTTGGAGAATTTGGTATGGG TTCCATTTGCAGCTCCTGGAGCACCCAATGGTCTTCCAGAGATTTTACTGTGGCAGACCTCCTTTAGCTATCGATACAATGCCAAGAAACCCACCGGTGAGCCCATCTGAGGAAAGC GACACGGAGCTTTTGTGCGTGCAGAGATAAAACCAGCAA TGTCGATAGTTCCTAAGGGAACAGAAATATTCCTGAGTGCTAGTGGGTCATGTTCCACAGAGTGgccaaaaacagagaaaggaaactcAGTGAAAAGCTGAGTGACCTCACCCAGCCTCTTCCTGCAGAATTCCTAGGAGACGGTAGGCTCTGAAAAACACTTATCAAAACCAGACGtcagagaaacagcaaaggCATAGCCCACAATTCCTGTGTGAGGACATGAAAGTTCAGGCATTTCTCAGACAACTGAAGTGGATGTCTGTCCTGCTGGGGAGGAGCCCTTTGCAGTGCAACGCCCTTCAGTTGATGGGTTTCCTACTGTCCATAAAAACATGCAGACCCTGATAGCGCCGtcaacaactgaaacaaaaacagcctaG